Proteins from a genomic interval of Plodia interpunctella isolate USDA-ARS_2022_Savannah chromosome 20, ilPloInte3.2, whole genome shotgun sequence:
- the LOC135309931 gene encoding uncharacterized protein LOC135309931, whose protein sequence is MESLLALQNDIKNKICRGKINYKKSPKDRITIPYLEIRLEQLEQQWAQFHSTHTNLISTVKESELQNSDYYKNSIYDEVEDQYIEYKTELKQALFQITRCTGTITQLECGNSGNSNTKVKLKLPEIKIPIFTGKYTEWQTFRDLFLGLVHNNNSLDDAQKFYYLKGHLKGDAEQLLRNVQVTADSYSCSWEKLERMYNNKKYLASGILNRLLNQKALINESSCDIKNLVSTTSDCLASMKNLGVDVASWDILVIHIISQKLDKDTRKAWELKVSSDPSDALPTYEQFVEFLTGRFRGLESLELRSKPQHVHKSTSLHVREIKEFNCPYCTENHKLSVCKKFSKIPVDSRRNFVQEKGFCFRCLRGNHAAKFCKSMHKCHICKSRHNSLLHPSVGSGSSINTANIDTSKEKSSKVSTVHCNEGIIGSNIGTAQTTDTAQPLVSCVSTGSKKTVLLATAVVKAQSRDGSYRLIRSLMDQGSQGSFITEAMVQYLGLKKVPSEHLITGVGGDKNIKSKCTVTLVIHSRIDPNFEVKINAHVLQSITSLLPVTTVTKLEWINCIKVELADPDYYKPNKIDLLLGAEIYSQVLKDGVKRSPDGSLVAQDTSFGWILSGLINTDTSSNIISHIAVMHSNVETEDILKKFWELEAEPAKKKIFSEEEVKCEELFTNTTRRDSNGRYIVRLPFRNSDPVCKYGESRLIALKRLNNLECKLSKNKKLKDEYTKVIHEYLELGHMQKVPKEDENNKNAVYLPHHAVVREDKDTSKVRVVYDASCKGRNGVSLNDELMVGPQLQAELRHLIMRWRMHKISIVADIIKMYRQVLVDRRDTVFQRILWRDKPNNDLEEYELITVTFGTASAPFLAVRVLHQVADDEAMNNAIALKIKNDFYMDDLMTGAENVNNCYEIYEQMKDVLGKAGFQLQKWISNSEELLNRMRKVKQNTDEELKIKADNIVKILGLTWVPRADIFQYSVDLPPLTEPLTKRKVISDISRLFDPLGWLAPSIILAKVLIQKLWLAGIDWDQAVPKDLLSEWITYRNNLNSLSDIKIPRWIATISSNDNVELHGFSDASKIAYAAVVYTRVTNSAGEINVHLVASKTKVAPIKQVSIPRLELCGATLLAKLLTEVAEVMNIPHANIHAWTDSEVVLAWLNSYPCRWKTFVANRVSEILVTLDTHHWSHVSSKENPADCASRGVSPVELGKNEMWFHGPRFLKELTIKYRKPDTSTNLEEIKTHTTTFDSDLWNKYSSLTRLLRVIAYCRRFLYLRKGNKHPDSQHLSTGELEEALEICIKRSQEEGFPEEKGYLKMNKEFKPNKRNIKSLNLFIDSKDIIRVGDAHQKTLHGGPQLMLAYLRTKYWILGVKHLVKACVRNCVKCIRYSAKARTQLMGQLPSSRWMRLESMNEIEDLEEVT, encoded by the exons ATGGAGTCCTTATTGGCGCTTCAAAAtgatatcaaaaacaaaatctgcagaggcaaaattaattataaaaaaagccCTAAGGACCGTATCACAATACCCTACTTAGAAATCAGGTTGGAACAATTAGAGCAGCAGTGGGCACAGTTCCACAGCACACACACTAATTTAATATCTACAGTTAAGGAGTCTGAATTGCAAAATtctgattattataaaaatagtatttatgaCGAGGTTGAGGATCAGTACATTGAATACAAAACTGAGTTAAAACAGgcattatttcaaataacCCGATGTACAGGGACAATTACCCAACTAGAATGTGGCAATAGCGGTAACTCAAATACTAAGGTAAAGCTGAAGTTAcccgaaataaaaatacccaTTTTTACGGGAAAATACACTGAGTGGCAGACGTTCCGCGACCTGTTTCTAGGACTggttcataataataattccttAGACGATGcacagaaattttattatttaaaagggCATTTGAAAGGGGATGCGGAACAGCTGCTACGCAATGTACAAGTTACAGCCGACAGTTACTCCTGTAGTTGGGAAAAATTGGAAcgcatgtataataataaaaaatatttagctaGTGGCATATTAAACCGTTTATTAAATCAGAAAGCATTAATTAATGAATCATCTTGTGATATTAAAAACTTGGTCAGTACTACATCCGATTGCTTGGCATCCATGAAAAATTTAGGTGTAGATGTAGCAAGTTGGGACATAttagttatacatataattagtCAGAAACTCGATAAAGACACTCGGAAGGCCTGGGAATTGAAAGTGTCGTCAGATCCCTCTGATGCCCTACCTACTTATGAACAGTTTGTTGAGTTTTTGACCGGGCGTTTCCGAGGTTTAGAGTCTTTGGAGCTTAGGTCTAAACCGCAACATGTCCATAAAAGTACATCTCTTCATGTCAGAGAAATCAAAGAATTTAATTGTCCGTATTGTACTGAAAACCATAAGCTAAGTGTATGTAAAAAGTTTAGTAAAATACCTGTTGATTCTCGTCGTAATTTTGTACAGGAAAAAGGTTTTTGTTTCCGTTGTTTACGAGGAAACCACGCTGCCAAGTTTTGTAAATCTATGCATAAATGTCACATTTGTAAAAGTCGACATAATTCATTACTACACCCTAGCGTTGGTTCCGGTTCTTCTATAAATACTGCCAATATTGATACCAGTAAAGAGAAGTCATCCAAAGTAAGTACAGTCCATTGCAATGAAGGTATAATTGGTAGTAATATTGGTACTGCCCAAACAACGGATACTGCTCAGCCACTGGTTTCTTGTGTTTCAACAGGTAGTAAAAAGACAGTTTTATTAGCCACAGCAGTGGTTAAGGCTCAATCAAGAGATGGATCTTATAGATTAATTAGATCTTTAATGGATCAAGGCTCACAGGGTTCCTTTATCACCGAGGCGATGGTTCAATATTTAGGTCTGAAGAAAGTTCCTTCAGAGCACCTCATTACAGGGGTAGGtggtgataaaaatattaaatctaagTGTACTGTTACACTTGTGATTCATTCGAGGATTGATCCTAATTTTGAAGTGAAGATTAATGCTCATGTACTCCAGTCTATTACATCATTACTTCCAGTTACAACAGTAACGAAGCTTGAATGGATTAATTGTATTAAGGTAGAATTGGCAGATCCCGATTATTataaaccaaacaaaattGACTTATTATTAGGAGCTGAGATATATAGTCAAGTTCTTAAAGATGGTGTGAAGCGAAGTCCTGATGGATCACTAGTAGCTCAGGACACTTCCTTCGGGTGGATTTTATCAGGTTTAATAAATACTGATACcagttcaaatattatttcacataTTGCTGTTATGCATTCAAATGTTGAAACTGAAGATATTCTAAAGAAATTTTGGGAACTGGAAGCAGAACCTGCAAAAAAGAAGATATTTTCAGAGGAAGAAGTAAAATGTGaagaattatttacaaacactACACGGCGCGACAGTAATGGTCGTTATATAGTTCGTTTACCTTTTCGAAATTCTGATCCAGTTTGCAAGTATGGGGAATCTAGGTTGATAGCACTGAAGCGGTTGAACAATTTAGAATGTAAACTTTCAAAGAATAAGAAATTGAAGGACGAGTATACTAAAGTTATCCATGAATATTTAGAACTGGGACATATGCAGAAAGTGCCTAAAgaagatgaaaataataagaatgcAGTTTACTTGCCTCATCATGCAGTAGTCAGGGAGGATAAGGACACTTCAAAGGTAAGGGTTGTGTATGACGCGTCCTGCAAAGGAAGAAATGGAGTATCGCTAAATGATGAATTGATGGTTGGTCCACAGTTACAAGCCGAGCTTCGCCATTTGATAATGCGTTGGAGAATGCATAAGATAAGCATAGTTGCAGATATAATTAAGATGTATCGGCAAGTTTTAGTAGACAGAAGAGATACAGTCTTTCAACGTATACTCTGGAGGGATAAGCCTAACAATGACCTAGAAGAATATGAGCTGATTACAGTTACCTTTGGAACTGCTTCAGCGCCATTTTTAGCAGTACGTGTGTTGCATCAGGTAGCTGACGATGAAGCCATGAATAATGCTATagccttaaaaataaaaaatgatttttatatggaTGATTTAATGACTGGTGccgaaaatgtaaataattgttaCGAGATTTATGAACAAATGAAAGATGTTTTAGGAAAGGCCGGATTTCAATTGCAAAAATGGATTAGTAATAGTGAAGAATTGTTAAATAGAATGAGAAAAGTAAAACAGAATACagatgaagaattaaaaattaaggcagacaatatagttaaaattttaggaCTTACCTGGGTTCCACGTGCAGATATATTTCAGTATTCAGTTGATCTTCCTCCATTAACCGAACCACTCACAAAAAGAAAGGTTATATCGGATATTTCTCGTCTATTCGATCCTTTGGGATGGTTAGCACCCAGTATTATATTAGCAAAAGTATTGATACAAAAGCTGTGGTTAGCGGGTATTGATTGGGATCAGGCGGTCCcaaaagatttattatcaGAATGGATAACTTATcgtaataatttgaattcattAAGCGATATTAAGATTCCTCGTTGGATTGCAACAATTTCGAGCAATGACAATGTAGAATTGCATGGTTTTTCGGACGCTTCCAAAATCGCATATGCTGCAGTAGTGTATACAAGAGTGACAAATTCAGCTGGCGAAATTAATGTCCATTTAGTTGCTTCAAAGACGAAGGTAGCGCCTATAAAACAAGTGTCAATACCTAGGTTAGAATTGTGTGGAGCGACACTCTTGGCCAAATTGTTAACAGAAGTTGCAGAAGTTATGAATATACCACATGCTAATATACATGCTTGGACTGATTCAGAAGTTGTGCTTGCATGGCTAAATAGTTACCCATGCCGATGGAAAACATTCGTGGCCAATAGGGTATCGGAGATCTTAGTTACATTGGACACGCATCATTGGTCACACGTTTCGTCGAAGGAAAACCCAGCAGATTGCGCATCAAGAGGAGTATCTCCTGTTGAACTAGGAAAAAATGAGATGTGGTTTCATGGACCTAGATTTCTTAAAGAACTtacgataaaatatagaaaacctGATACTTCTACTAACTTAGAGGAGAtcaaaacacacacaacgacatTTGATTCTGATTTGTGGAACAAATATTCGTCATTGACTAGATTGCTTCGAGTAATAGCTTACTGCagaagatttttatatcttcGCAAGGGGAATAAACATCCAGATAGTCAACATCTTTCAACCGGTGAATTAGAAGAAGCGCTAGAGATATGTATTAAAAGAAGTCAAGAAGAAGGTTTTCCTGAAGAAAAgggatatttaaaaatgaataaagaatttaaaccAAATAAGAGGAATATTAAATCACTGAACCTATTTATAGATTCCAAGGACATTATACGAGTTGGCG ATGCACATCAAAAAACATTACACGGTGGTCCTCAATTAATGCTGGCTTATTTGAGAACTAAATATTGGATTTTGGGTGTTAAACATTTAGTCAAGGCTTGTGTAAGAAATTGTGTAAAGTGTATTCGATATTCTGCTAAGGCTAGAACCCAGCTGATGGGGCAGTTACCATCTTCTCGG
- the LOC128678586 gene encoding transcription factor Adf-1-like codes for MRWRCAAPHPPFIPSLSFERSGRIVFTFKMNKEKLIEEVRKYTLLYDLSDSKYSDNVKKEEAWTEISNTLAVTVPMCKKTWSNLREAHRRAIKKKNTKSGQAAVSVKKWQFEDEMNFLTPFYKERATVSSLLRDSDDTESTVNEDSQLSAPDCQSDISIIEDRPTLSESSTKKSKFSNIKKPRVLDEDRSSASSLLMKYILKEKDEKNEDDIDKFFYGIAATVKKFNEYNKAIMKSQIFNIVSQMELREINEKGNNYYDSNNYSTPGPSGNYLTAGPSGYSTTTNYDTERNATEVNTPVLTNTEKNLPHF; via the exons ATGCGTTGGCGATGCGCCGCTCCCCACCCTCCCTTCATTCCCAGCCTTTCTTTCGAACGAAGCGGACGTAtcgtttttacttttaaaatgaataaagaaaaacttatcGAAGAAGTTcgtaaatatactttattatatgatCTAAGTGACTCGAAGTACAGTGACAATGTAAAAAAGGAAGAAGCATGGACAGAAATAAGCAACACCTTAGCGGTAACAG taccAATGTGCAAGAAAACGTGGTCCAATTTAAGGGAAGCTCATCGTAGGgctattaagaaaaaaaataccaaaagcGGTCAAGCAGCAGTCTCAGTTAAAAAATGGCAATTCGAGgatgaaatgaattttttgACACCCTTTTATAAAGAAAGAGCAACTGTATCTTCACTACTCAGAGATAGTGATGATACAGAAAGTACCGTCAATGAAGATTCGCAGTTGTCTGCTCCCGATTGCCAATcggatatttcaataatagaaGATCGTCCAACATTATCTGAGTCCTCTACAAAGAAATCCaagttttcaaatataaaaaagcccAGAGTACTTGACGAAGACAGATCTTCTGCATCGTCattgttaatgaaatatatattaaaagaaaaagatgaaaaaaatgaagatgatattgacaaatttttttatggtataGCTGCAACGGTGaagaaatttaatgaatacaaCAAAGCAATTATGAAAtctcaaatttttaatattgtttcgCAAATGGAACTCCGAGAAATCAatgaaaaaggaaataattactacgacagtaataattattcaacGCCAGGACCTTCGGGAAATTATTTAACAGCAGGCCCTTCTGGATACAGTACTACAACGAATTATGATACAGAAAGGAATGCCACAGAGGTGAACACACCAGTCTTGACtaatactgaaaaaaatttacctcatttttaa
- the LOC135309927 gene encoding uncharacterized protein LOC135309927 has protein sequence MWTAEKFAVDFQGCVKMDVQKIITLTVLVYLLRKRKRKISRKRQFWVHPLLCERKTKGLYYTYFLDLKMYEKRFFNYMRMSTNTFNLLLDTIKPKITGTGNNYRKCIPAEEKLVITIRYLATGCSLSHISHEYRIGLSTVSEIVFDVCEAIWEILKPIVMPQLTRDKWIQTAEGFQKYAQFPNCIGAIDGKHIRVIKPQHSGSLYYNYKNYFSIVLLAICDVNYKFLYVDIGAYGKCSDSSIYKDSVFYHRLLNNDLDIPSNNPIKENGQSMPFVLVGDEAFSLSEHMMRPYAGRNLNNVKTNFNYRLSRARRYIECTFGILANKWQILHRPLNVKKEFAVVIIKALCVLHNFVRERDGNDFKDTLTVPEALLEIPACLPNRANRTSTEYRDIFANYFSTDGRLPWHN, from the exons ATGTGGACGGCCGAAAAATTTGCAGTCGACTTCCAAGGGTGTGTCAAGATGGACGTGCAGAAGATAATCACGCTAACTGTGCTTGTGTATTTACTACGAAAACGAAAACGGAAGATTTCACGTAAAAGACAGTTTTGGGTGCATCCATTACTTTGCGAGAGAAAGACTAAaggattatattatacttattttttggatttaaaaatgtatgagaaGAGATTCTTTAATTACATGAGAATGTCAACGAATACTTTTAACCTGTTACTGGATacaataaaaccaaaaattaCTGGAACTGGTAACAACTATCGGAAATGCATTCCAGCAGAAGAAAAATTAGTAATAACAATAAG gtatTTGGCTACTGGGTGTTCTTTATCTCATATAAGTCATGAATACCGTATAGGGCTTTCTACAGTATCGGAAATAGTATTTGATGTTTGTGAAGCAATATGGGAGATATTAAAACCAATTGTGATGCCACAATTGACCAGAGATAAGTGGATTCAAACGGCTGAAGGTTTTCAAAAATACGCCCAATTTCCTAATTGCATCGGAGCCATCGACGGCAAGCACATTAGAGTTATCAAACCACAACATTCGGGATCtctttattacaattacaagaattatttttcaatcgtGTTACTTGCAATATGtgatgtaaattataaatttctttacgTAGATATTGGAGCATACGGCAAATGCAGTGATTCGTCAATTTACAAAGACTCTGTATTTTATCATAGGCTTTTAAATAATGATCTCGATATTCCGAGCAATAACCCCATCAAAGAAAATGGCCAATCAATGCCGTTCGTTTTAGTGGGTGATGAGGCGTTTTCACTATCGGAACATATGATGCGACCGTATGCTGGGAGAAACTTGAATAATGTAAagactaattttaattatcgaCTATCCCGTGCCCGCCGCTATATTGAATGTACATTTGGAATATTAGCCAATAAATGGCAGATTCTTCACCGACCCCTAAACGTCAAGAAAGAATTTGCAGTTGTGATTATAAAAGCTCTATGTGTGCTTCATAATTTTGTGCGAGAAAGAGACGGAAATGATTTCAAGGACACGTTAACTGTACCAGAGGCTTTATTAGAAATACCTGCATGTTTACCTAATAGAGCAAATAGAACATCAACCGAATATCGAGATATATTCGCAAACTACTTCAGTACCGATGGTCGCTTGCCCTGGCACAATTAA